The Pseudofrankia sp. DC12 region AACTGCCTCGACCTCGTCGACGACATTCCGCCTGTCGAGGCGTTTGCAGCTAGCCCGAAGGGTCTGCTTGCCACGCCGCGACTGCCCGCCCTCGCAGGGCCCAGCCGGAGCGCCGCGGCAGCCTACGACTTCGCGACTACCTCACCCGGACGGTGACCGTCGCCCCGCAGGGAGAACACCACACCACGACGGCGATCTCACCGAGCCGACCATAACGCCGCCAAGACCAACACCTATTTGATCCACGTCTGTTCACCGCGAGCCTAAACGTCAATATAAAATCGATGTTCAGGCTCTTGTGATCATTTAATATCAGGGATATCGGACGGTGGATTGACGCTGAGCCGTCGGGGCCGGGCTGTTTCAACACGTCGCCGCAGTGAGCACCTTCTCAACGAATCCAGCGCCCATCGTAACTGGTCAGGTATGAATGGTCGGCGTGTCGGCCCGGTGGTGATGGCGTTTAGCCCATAATAGGGGTATGGGGCGGCCGAGTTACGACGAGCTTGCGGCTTTGGTTGTCGCGCAGGCAACGATTATCGCCGATCAGGCCGCCCGGATTGAAGTGTTGAAATCGCAGGTTGAGGCGTTAACCGGGCGGATCGCTGAACTGGAAGCCCGGTTGGCCGCGACGTCGAAGAACTGGTCGAGGACTCCGTCATCGGATGGGTCGCGGTGCGGAGCCGGGAGCGGCTGCATCGGTCGTCGCTCGGGCGATGGCCGCGCTTCAGGAGGCCGGAGTGGCTGGGCCGACACGCATCCCTTGGGGTGGCTGATGGCTGATGGCCGGTGATCGGGCGCTTGAGATGTTCGCGCGTCGGCTGATGGAGTTTGTCCGAGATCCTGCGATTGCGTCGTGTGATGCGCTGACGCAGAGTTCTGTCCTGCGATAACGGCGACAACTCGAACGACAGCTGCTCCACCGGCGACTCTGACACCGGCGCGCTACTCGCCATGGTCGCTTTCATCCCCGGCGGTACCCCCATCGGCGACGCCATATGCGCCGCGGAAGACGCCGAGTCGCCGGCACTTGGCCGGGCAGTTAGAAACGGTCACCTGGCTGGGCAAACGCACCCACGAACCGGTGTTCCGTTGACGAGAATGGCTTCCCGGACTTCTCCGCGTGGCGTCACCCTGAGGTCCCAGACGTACGAATAGGGCTCACCGGCGACCGCGGTAAGAACCAGGGCCAAGGGAAGATCACTCCAGGTAGCGAACTATCGCTCTGAGTAATCGTCACGATCAAGCTCTCGGTCCAGGTTTCGACGGGTCTCGCGGGTGCAGTTCCTTCCGGCCGGAATCTCGCCGCCCGCGCTTCCGAGCTATCGGAAATGACGCCATCGGCAGCTACGAATGCCTACCCGAAAATCCGCCGCTGTGCGCCCAGTCGCCATGGCCGTTGAATTGACGAAAACAAGAGCCGCCGTTGCGAAACGACGGCCTCCTGATCGGGACAATGAGAGTGCGAACAAACAATCCCCCGAGACAGAAGGCCGCCAAGTGTCATCATGCCAGACCGGCGCCGCTTTGTCGAGCGGCCTTGACAACGCCGGCAAAGAAAAAATCGGTCGACTTCTTGCCATGCTGCGTCTTGTGAAGGATTTCCGCGACGCCCGGGGCCGGGTTTACGACCTCGAGTTCGTGCTTGCCACGGCGACCGTCGCGACGCTCGCTGGCGCCACGTGTTACCGCGAGATCGGAAGCGAGGCGGCCGACCTCTCCCAAGGGCTCCTCGCCGCACTCGGCGCGCCCTACGGCTATTTTCGGGGCTGCTACACCGTTCCCTGCGAATCCACCATCCGCGAGACCCTCAAAGGAGTCAACTCGCATGTGCTGGACCTGGTCGTCGGCACCTGGCTGCACGAACAAGCGACCCGCGATCACAACGGCGATCTGGTGATCGCCCTGGACGGTAAGGTCTTGCGCGGCGCTTGGAGCACGGAGAACCAGCAGTTCACGCTGTTCTCTGCCATGACTCACAACCAGGGGGTCGTCATCGCCCAGACCAAGGTCCCCGCGGATACCAACGAGATCACCCAGGTCGCGAACCTACTCAAAAACATCAAACACGAGCGCGGCCGAACCGTCATCACCGCAGACGCCGCGCACACGCAGGTCAAAACCGCGATCCTACTCTGGAAAAAACGAATCGACTACGTGTTCACTGTCAAGGGGAACCAGCCGAAGCTCTTCCAGCAAATCTTCGATCGCCTCCTGCCGGTTATTCAGAAAACACCGGGGCATGAGGTCGAGGAATGCTCCCGCGGAAGTATCAAGCGCTGGACGACTTGGACGCGACCCGTGGATGACATCCGTTTCCCACGGGCCCGAACAATAGCCGTCATCTGCCGCGAAGAATTCGATCTCACCGGCGCCCGTCTCAGCAAGGAATACGCCT contains the following coding sequences:
- a CDS encoding ISAs1 family transposase — its product is MSSCQTGAALSSGLDNAGKEKIGRLLAMLRLVKDFRDARGRVYDLEFVLATATVATLAGATCYREIGSEAADLSQGLLAALGAPYGYFRGCYTVPCESTIRETLKGVNSHVLDLVVGTWLHEQATRDHNGDLVIALDGKVLRGAWSTENQQFTLFSAMTHNQGVVIAQTKVPADTNEITQVANLLKNIKHERGRTVITADAAHTQVKTAILLWKKRIDYVFTVKGNQPKLFQQIFDRLLPVIQKTPGHEVEECSRGSIKRWTTWTRPVDDIRFPRARTIAVICREEFDLTGARLSKEYAFIVTSLRGERAAPDAIHTHVRMHWGIENRVHYVRDTTWREDACQAHQENGPHNLAILRNLALGLLRLHGVTKIKETVQEIGRDRNRAVQYLAT
- a CDS encoding DUF6444 domain-containing protein, yielding MGRPSYDELAALVVAQATIIADQAARIEVLKSQVEALTGRIAELEARLAATSKNWSRTPSSDGSRCGAGSGCIGRRSGDGRASGGRSGWADTHPLGWLMADGR